From Paenibacillus sp. V4I7, one genomic window encodes:
- a CDS encoding cell wall metabolism sensor histidine kinase WalK, with protein MLNSFYRKLLFIYISITVVSILAISGTIGYTMKQKTYERSEKLLLEKVEQVDELAKDLFDNSTQLKDFRKQISAIEKTSNVRVAVIKHPRANLDKIQSVGEAPARKEWVDKVLSGNQVTVRSNFAQNSTVKMLIVGRPVMQENRIIGGIFLYTPIINIQGTINGINRAIFISALTVALLAIAILYFVSRHFMKPIQLMSKTAEALALGDFSGRVPVRGKDEIASLSGSLNRMAGKLQKVEEGRKRFLSEISHELRTPLTTIRASLQGITDGVVEPEDAKEFIQVSLQETLRLSHLVDDLMELSSFEEKQVKLNLQDVDVPDLIGLVVTQLKMKAKAKQIELSSEAEGPYLVYADADRLRQVFINLLDNAINHIPEGSSAGIRVKVVKNERWIEVWDNGPGIAPEKLPHLFDRFYKADESRNRSGAGLGLTISKHIIEAHGGSIRVESQLQRGTVFKIFLQSPKLRRMTNL; from the coding sequence ATGCTGAACTCCTTTTACCGTAAGCTGTTATTTATCTATATTTCTATAACGGTTGTGTCCATTCTTGCCATTTCAGGAACCATTGGCTATACGATGAAACAGAAAACCTATGAACGCAGCGAGAAGCTCCTGCTAGAAAAGGTGGAGCAAGTGGATGAACTGGCCAAGGACTTGTTCGATAACTCAACACAGCTGAAGGATTTCCGTAAGCAGATTAGCGCCATTGAGAAAACGTCGAACGTTCGCGTTGCCGTTATCAAGCATCCAAGAGCAAATCTGGATAAGATTCAGTCGGTAGGCGAGGCCCCAGCACGTAAGGAATGGGTGGATAAAGTGCTGTCGGGTAATCAAGTGACGGTGCGTAGCAATTTTGCTCAAAATAGTACGGTGAAAATGCTCATTGTCGGGCGACCTGTCATGCAGGAGAACCGCATCATTGGCGGGATTTTCTTATACACGCCAATTATCAATATTCAAGGGACTATCAATGGCATTAATCGAGCGATATTCATATCTGCCTTAACGGTTGCGTTACTAGCGATTGCTATCCTGTACTTCGTTTCCAGACATTTCATGAAGCCGATTCAGCTCATGAGTAAAACCGCAGAGGCTTTGGCCCTGGGAGATTTCAGCGGAAGGGTGCCAGTCAGAGGTAAGGACGAAATCGCCTCGCTGTCAGGATCTCTGAATCGTATGGCCGGTAAATTGCAGAAGGTAGAAGAGGGGCGTAAGCGATTTCTATCCGAAATTTCGCATGAACTGCGGACGCCGTTGACCACAATTCGAGCTTCCCTGCAAGGGATAACGGATGGCGTTGTTGAGCCTGAGGATGCGAAGGAATTCATCCAAGTATCTCTTCAGGAGACCCTTCGACTAAGCCATTTGGTTGATGATTTGATGGAGCTGTCATCTTTTGAGGAGAAGCAGGTCAAATTAAACCTCCAGGATGTCGATGTACCTGACTTAATAGGGCTGGTGGTTACCCAACTCAAGATGAAAGCCAAAGCAAAGCAGATCGAGTTGAGTTCGGAGGCGGAGGGGCCTTACTTGGTTTATGCGGATGCAGACCGATTGAGGCAAGTTTTTATCAATTTGCTGGATAATGCCATTAACCATATTCCCGAAGGATCTAGTGCAGGTATAAGGGTGAAAGTGGTCAAAAATGAACGCTGGATCGAAGTGTGGGATAACGGTCCAGGAATCGCACCTGAGAAACTGCCGCATCTATTTGATCGTTTCTATAAAGCGGACGAAAGTCGCAACCGTTCCGGCGCAGGC